A DNA window from Aestuariispira ectoiniformans contains the following coding sequences:
- the pheS gene encoding phenylalanine--tRNA ligase subunit alpha, with protein MSDTLDQLQDALLGDVNGAGDLDTLETVRVAALGKKGRITAEMKNLGGLSPDERKERGQALNKIKEAVASAINLRKEALEDAALNERLQAESIDVSLPVRPEEMGRLHPISQTWDEIVAIFGEMGFTVAEGPDIEDDFHNFTALNIPPEHPARQEHDTFYLQGEDGQIDYEKVLRTHTSTVQIHTMQNQEPPIRIIAPGRTYRSDSDMTHTPMFSQVEALVIDKKTHFGHLKGCLQDFLSAYFEVDNLPLRFRSSYFPFTEPSAEVDIQCCWRDGELVVGEGDDWMEILGSGMVHPNVLRACGLDPDEYQGFAFGMGIERIAMLKYGIPDLRTFFDADLRWLRHYGFLPMEAASLIRGLSV; from the coding sequence ATGAGCGATACTCTCGACCAGCTACAGGATGCGCTTCTGGGCGATGTGAACGGGGCGGGTGACCTCGACACATTGGAAACGGTGCGCGTGGCAGCGCTGGGCAAGAAGGGCCGGATCACGGCTGAGATGAAAAATCTCGGTGGGTTGAGCCCGGATGAACGCAAAGAGCGCGGTCAGGCGCTGAACAAAATCAAGGAAGCGGTGGCATCTGCCATCAACCTGCGCAAGGAAGCGCTTGAAGATGCGGCGTTGAACGAACGGCTGCAGGCGGAAAGCATTGACGTTTCCCTGCCGGTCCGTCCGGAGGAAATGGGGCGTCTGCACCCGATCAGCCAGACCTGGGACGAAATCGTCGCGATCTTTGGCGAGATGGGCTTCACAGTGGCCGAAGGGCCGGATATCGAAGACGATTTCCATAACTTCACCGCCTTGAACATTCCGCCGGAACATCCCGCGCGTCAGGAACATGACACCTTCTACCTGCAGGGTGAAGACGGTCAGATCGACTATGAAAAGGTGCTGCGGACCCACACCAGTACGGTGCAGATCCACACCATGCAGAACCAGGAACCGCCGATCCGCATCATCGCGCCGGGCCGGACCTATCGTTCTGACAGCGATATGACCCATACGCCGATGTTCAGCCAGGTCGAGGCGCTGGTCATCGACAAGAAGACCCATTTCGGTCACCTGAAAGGCTGCCTGCAGGACTTCCTGAGCGCCTATTTCGAGGTCGACAACCTGCCGCTGCGCTTCCGCTCCAGCTATTTCCCCTTCACCGAACCCAGCGCTGAGGTGGATATCCAGTGCTGCTGGCGGGATGGCGAGCTGGTGGTTGGCGAAGGCGACGACTGGATGGAAATCCTGGGTTCCGGCATGGTGCACCCCAATGTGCTGCGCGCCTGCGGCCTGGACCCGGATGAATACCAGGGCTTTGCCTTCGGCATGGGGATCGAGCGTATCGCGATGCTGAAATATGGCATCCCCGACCTGCGCACATTCTTCGATGCCGACCTGCGTTGGCTGCGTCACTACGGATTCCTGCCCATGGAAGCCGCATCGCTTATTCGGGGGCTGTCAGTATGA
- the rplT gene encoding 50S ribosomal protein L20 has translation MARVKRGVTAHARHKKVLEEAKGYRGRRKNTIRIAKQAVEKAGQYAYRDRKARKRTFRALWIQRINAAARDNGLTYSRFMDGLNKAGIELDRKVLADIAVHEPEAFKSLADQAQAALA, from the coding sequence ATGGCACGTGTAAAACGCGGTGTAACCGCTCACGCCCGTCACAAAAAAGTTCTCGAAGAAGCCAAAGGCTATCGCGGCCGTCGTAAAAATACGATCCGCATCGCCAAGCAGGCGGTCGAGAAAGCCGGTCAGTACGCCTATCGCGACCGTAAAGCCCGCAAGCGCACCTTCCGTGCCCTGTGGATCCAGCGTATCAACGCTGCGGCACGCGACAACGGCCTGACCTATTCCCGTTTCATGGACGGCCTGAACAAGGCTGGCATCGAGCTGGACCGTAAGGTTCTGGCCGACATCGCAGTTCATGAACCGGAAGCCTTTAAATCGCTGGCAGATCAGGCGCAGGCCGCTCTGGCCTAA
- the rpmI gene encoding 50S ribosomal protein L35, whose product MPKMKTKSSAKKRFKLTGKGKVRFYSACLRHGTSKRPQQMKRQNRGGQIMCDSDAKVVKTNWLFG is encoded by the coding sequence ATGCCCAAGATGAAGACGAAAAGCTCCGCTAAAAAGCGGTTCAAGCTGACCGGTAAAGGCAAAGTACGTTTCTACAGTGCTTGCCTGCGTCACGGCACCTCCAAGCGTCCGCAGCAGATGAAGCGCCAGAACCGTGGCGGCCAGATCATGTGCGATTCCGACGCTAAGGTCGTCAAAACCAATTGGCTGTTCGGCTAA
- a CDS encoding MAPEG family protein, with product MALEMTTDLRMLIWVSLLTLFLWLPYVLARLVRYGLIETISYRKDGEPVAAWATRAKKAHYNAIENLVPFAIAVLVAHITNAANDMTALASIVYFWARLAHYPLQISNLPIGRTVAFAVGWVAILIIVLQIIK from the coding sequence ATGGCACTCGAAATGACTACCGACCTTCGGATGCTGATCTGGGTCAGCCTGTTAACCCTGTTTCTGTGGCTGCCTTATGTATTGGCGCGCCTCGTAAGATACGGCCTCATCGAAACAATCTCATACAGGAAAGACGGCGAACCGGTCGCCGCCTGGGCAACCAGGGCAAAAAAGGCGCATTACAATGCGATAGAGAATCTGGTTCCCTTTGCCATAGCGGTCCTGGTCGCACATATCACCAACGCCGCCAATGACATGACGGCCCTGGCATCAATCGTCTATTTCTGGGCGCGTCTTGCGCATTATCCGCTGCAGATAAGCAATCTGCCCATAGGGCGGACCGTCGCCTTCGCAGTCGGCTGGGTCGCCATTCTGATCATCGTGCTGCAGATCATCAAATAG
- a CDS encoding universal stress protein, with translation MYKSIMVPVDLEHQDKLGKALTTAGLFAKEFKADLTLVGVTPTVPTAVAHTPEEFAQKLKDFGERQAGVLGVPVQTKAVTSADPARDLDDALDKAAHELGADLVVMGTHMPGIYEHVFSSNAGYLASHSDISVFVVR, from the coding sequence ATGTATAAGTCGATAATGGTGCCAGTGGATTTGGAGCATCAGGATAAGCTCGGAAAGGCGCTGACGACGGCGGGTCTTTTTGCGAAGGAATTTAAGGCGGACCTCACCCTTGTCGGTGTGACGCCGACCGTGCCGACGGCTGTCGCCCATACGCCGGAGGAATTCGCGCAAAAGCTGAAAGACTTTGGCGAGCGGCAGGCGGGCGTCCTGGGCGTGCCGGTGCAGACCAAGGCGGTGACATCCGCGGACCCGGCGCGTGACCTTGATGATGCGCTGGACAAGGCCGCGCATGAACTGGGGGCGGACCTTGTTGTCATGGGAACCCATATGCCGGGCATCTACGAGCATGTCTTCAGCTCTAACGCCGGTTATCTGGCTTCCCACAGCGATATTTCGGTTTTCGTGGTTCGTTGA
- the cbiB gene encoding adenosylcobinamide-phosphate synthase CbiB has translation MNSIDLAVPAFGLSTAMILALALVLDWALGDMRWFYRFVPHPVVLIGRLIGILDKRLNRESRSSRNRMIRGAMVTAFVVLLCALIGWGLDRGLRQVPYGWGIEVFLVSILLAARSLFTHVGNVAKALKADGLEGGRKAVAHIVGRDPSQLDSHGVARAAVESLAENFADGVIAPAFWYLIFGLPGILAYKAINTLDSMIGYRNARYKDFGMAAARFDDLANWIPARLTGVLVCLAAALSPKSAPVQAARSMIRFAGKHASPNAGWPEGAMAGALDLALGGPRRYPGGISEAAWIGDGRARLTAGDIRAAQYVYAVANGLVLAGTLTFALVFIDFQGLI, from the coding sequence ATGAATTCAATTGACCTTGCCGTTCCGGCCTTCGGCCTGTCCACCGCAATGATCCTTGCCCTGGCCCTCGTTCTGGATTGGGCCTTGGGCGATATGCGCTGGTTCTACCGCTTTGTCCCCCATCCCGTCGTCCTGATCGGGCGGCTGATCGGTATTCTGGACAAGCGCCTCAACCGGGAAAGCCGCAGCAGCCGCAACCGCATGATCCGGGGCGCAATGGTCACGGCCTTCGTCGTTCTCCTCTGCGCCCTGATCGGATGGGGTCTGGACCGGGGCCTGCGACAGGTTCCCTACGGCTGGGGCATCGAGGTCTTTCTGGTTTCCATCCTGCTGGCCGCACGCAGCCTGTTTACCCATGTGGGCAATGTGGCCAAGGCGCTGAAGGCCGACGGCCTCGAAGGTGGACGCAAGGCCGTTGCCCATATCGTCGGGCGCGATCCAAGCCAGTTGGACAGTCATGGTGTCGCACGGGCAGCCGTGGAATCGCTTGCGGAAAACTTCGCCGACGGCGTCATTGCCCCGGCCTTCTGGTATCTGATCTTCGGCCTGCCCGGCATTCTCGCCTATAAGGCGATCAACACGCTGGATTCCATGATCGGCTACCGGAATGCGCGCTATAAGGATTTCGGCATGGCGGCGGCGCGGTTCGATGATCTCGCCAACTGGATTCCGGCACGCCTGACCGGCGTCCTTGTCTGCCTCGCGGCAGCCCTGTCACCGAAATCCGCCCCCGTGCAGGCCGCGCGCAGCATGATCCGATTTGCCGGAAAGCACGCCTCGCCCAACGCCGGCTGGCCGGAAGGAGCCATGGCTGGGGCGCTCGATCTGGCATTGGGCGGGCCAAGACGCTATCCGGGCGGCATCAGCGAGGCAGCCTGGATCGGCGATGGCCGGGCACGCCTGACCGCTGGCGACATCCGCGCCGCGCAATATGTCTACGCAGTCGCCAATGGTCTGGTCCTTGCCGGGACCCTGACCTTCGCGCTGGTCTTTATTGATTTCCAGGGTCTGATCTAG
- a CDS encoding cobyric acid synthase: MTATRPPALMFQGTGSDVGKSLLVAGLARAYTRRGLTVRPFKPQNMSNNAAVTADGGEIGRAQALQARACGVPPSVHMNPVLLKPQTDMGSQVVVQGKVYATAKARDYYKLKSELLPKVLESFDQLGGEADLLLVEGAGSPAEVNLRNGDIANMGFAEAADIPVVLVADIARGGVIASLVGTWQVLEDSERDRLKGYIVNKFRGDPTLFDSGLEIIGDHTGMPSFGVLPWFAAAARLPAEDAVALERPADDCGKGIKVVVPRLDRIANFDDLDPLSAEPDVSVTFISPGTPLPMDADLVLLPGSKTTIADLQAFRAEGWEIDLKAYLRRGGMVVGLCAGYQMLGKVISDPDGIEGPAGSVDGLGLLDTETALTGDKALYEEQGVDLSTGASVHGYEMHMGRTRGPGLQRPMLQLGSGPDGAISQDGRVMGCYLHGLFADDDFRAAFLSRFREGRQAETRYDAMVEQTLDNLADHLEAHLDLDALLATAKAG; encoded by the coding sequence ATGACGGCCACGCGCCCCCCGGCACTGATGTTCCAGGGAACCGGATCGGATGTGGGCAAGTCCCTGCTGGTTGCAGGGCTTGCCCGCGCCTATACGCGGCGTGGCCTGACCGTGCGTCCTTTCAAGCCACAGAATATGTCCAATAATGCCGCCGTCACGGCAGACGGTGGTGAGATCGGCCGGGCCCAGGCCCTGCAGGCGCGCGCCTGTGGTGTCCCGCCCAGCGTTCATATGAACCCGGTTCTGCTGAAACCCCAGACGGATATGGGGTCTCAGGTCGTGGTGCAGGGCAAGGTCTATGCAACCGCAAAGGCCCGTGACTATTACAAGCTGAAGTCCGAACTGCTGCCGAAGGTGCTGGAAAGTTTTGACCAACTCGGTGGCGAGGCAGACTTGCTGCTGGTCGAAGGTGCGGGCAGCCCGGCGGAAGTAAACCTGCGTAATGGCGATATTGCGAATATGGGCTTTGCGGAGGCCGCCGATATCCCGGTCGTCCTGGTCGCCGATATCGCCCGGGGCGGTGTGATCGCAAGTCTGGTCGGAACCTGGCAGGTGCTGGAAGACAGCGAACGCGACCGGTTGAAGGGCTATATCGTTAACAAGTTCCGGGGTGACCCGACCCTGTTCGACAGCGGTCTGGAGATCATCGGCGATCATACCGGCATGCCAAGCTTTGGCGTGCTGCCGTGGTTCGCGGCGGCGGCCAGGCTGCCTGCGGAGGATGCGGTGGCGCTGGAACGTCCCGCCGACGATTGTGGCAAGGGGATCAAGGTGGTGGTGCCCCGGCTCGACCGGATTGCCAATTTCGATGACCTCGATCCGCTGTCTGCGGAACCGGATGTGTCGGTGACCTTCATTTCGCCGGGCACGCCCCTGCCCATGGATGCGGACCTTGTCCTGCTGCCGGGATCGAAGACAACCATCGCCGACTTGCAGGCCTTTCGGGCGGAAGGTTGGGAGATCGACCTGAAGGCCTATCTGCGCCGTGGCGGCATGGTGGTCGGGCTCTGTGCCGGATATCAGATGTTGGGTAAGGTCATTTCGGACCCGGATGGAATTGAAGGACCCGCCGGTTCGGTGGACGGGCTGGGGCTGCTGGACACGGAAACGGCACTGACCGGCGACAAGGCGCTTTACGAAGAGCAGGGCGTTGACCTCTCCACCGGCGCCAGTGTTCATGGGTATGAAATGCATATGGGCCGCACCCGTGGGCCGGGCCTGCAACGGCCGATGCTGCAATTGGGCAGCGGGCCGGACGGGGCGATTTCCCAAGACGGACGCGTGATGGGCTGTTACCTGCACGGGTTGTTTGCCGATGATGATTTCCGTGCCGCCTTCCTGTCGCGCTTCCGGGAAGGACGTCAGGCGGAAACCCGCTATGACGCGATGGTCGAACAGACACTCGATAATCTGGCGGATCATCTGGAGGCGCATCTGGATCTGGACGCGTTGCTGGCAACTGCGAAAGCCGGTTGA